The DNA sequence gagacatcccgcaAATTCGTCTTCTCGCATAATTGTCTGTAGCATCCAAACGGTTTGGCCTATATTAACTATTATGAAATGATGAGATTCTCACAAACActatggtgttctccgttttgctctatgacccccacaagcATCTTGGGACTTGTCTGAAGTCAGTACAGCCGATCtgacaacttctgtctgtagtttgGGCTACATACTGGTTTGACCCCTCTGTttaaagatgagactctcacgaactcATACAATTCAGTTGTTTTGCTATAGGAGGCctacaggcctcacaagacttgtctgaagCTCCCCCGGTACcatttgaaaaaatgtatggAACTATATATtgagaccagtggaggctgctgagcgAGGACGGCTCATttaaatggctggaatggaacgaCTGGAATGGCATCAGACACgtgtttgatatatttgataccTTTCCACTGCTTCCTCTCCACGAGTCCATCTTCCCCAGTTAAggagccaccaacctcctgtgatggagACTGTTTATGGACAAGAACAAGGGGTAAAATCAATGTATAAAGcgttcttatatctctcagatgtAGGATAGACACCTTTCAAtgcatttgtatgggctaatagcagaggccaaaaatacattttcatcaaatatatatatatattttttgcatattTTGGGATACTTCAAAGGGTCTTAAAAATATGCCATAAGGCTTGGTACTACTTAGCCCCCCTCCACAGTTTAGGTAGAGCTTAGACTCGTAAGGTTAACAAAAACGTAATGTTAAAGTCTAAGTGCATTTTCAGTGAGATCTTTTCATGCCAAAAAAAATTCAATGAAACAGGACAAGTAAACAGGACAGGCAAAATATAGCAATTGTACTGTGCAGACAGAAATGCATTGATATAGTTAGTTAAACAAATGTATTTGTGTCTATCCACAATAATACAATAATGCACAATTCAGATTTTGCAAATCACATTGAGACCACATTTGAGATACTAAAAACAATCATGGTCAAACATGGTACAAGCAACATCTATAGCACATTACGGCATCTATACACATGTATCCATATAACAACAAAAAGTACAGTGGATAAAAGGACAATTAAACAGTCAAAACATACAACATATGAGGCACTGTAGTACACAGTAACATGAAAGCTAAGGTTGTGACCTTATGACATAACAGGCATGTCAGGTTCACAGAAGAAATGGGTCACGGGTTGGAGCATTTTACAGGAAGTATTGAACACTATGTTCCAGCCAATGAGGTATGTTTTCAAGTTTGAATACTTGGTCTTGGGTTCTCATTTAAGCACAGACCAAATCAACACTACCAGTCTAGAGGCTACATACCATGATGGTCAGATTAGGGGTTGCTGTGATTATTCTCAGTGCAGTGTGTAAGTACAATTTCATCACTTCATCATAATACATTAAAAATATTGTTTTTCCTGTGCTGTGCAATTCAATATAGTTCAAGGTTCTTGAAGGGTAGGATAAATTGACATTTAGAACGTTCAACCAACCCACATACCatctaaaaataaataataaacaaagTAAGCAGAAGAAAAGTAAAACATCTGGAATGATTTTCACAACTTGATTTTCAattatttgaaatgtttttacaGACTATTGTTTTCTCTTAACATTTGTCCTTGTCTGTGTGATAAATACAGTATGCTTGTGTTTCTGTTTCCATTTGATTTAGATGTAGACCATGTTAACCTGCTAAGTCCAGTGACCACTGTTCAACTTGGTGATCCTGTAACACTGCTATGTGTTTTCCCAGTAGAAGAATTCAGCGATGAGCAAATGCACTGGTACAAGCAAACTGTGGGAGGAATTCCACAACTTGTCTCATCGATGCATAAATATTTAACAGAGCCTGTGTTTCACTCTGGATTTAAAAATTCACACTTCAGCGTAACTTTGGCTCAAAGGATGTTTCGCCTTACTATCATGAAGTCGATCCCAGAAGATGAAGCCATGTACTATTGTGCAATTGGAAGAGTGATGACTGTGAACTTTAGAGATGGCACATTTCTGTCTTTAAAAGGTAAAATAATTGTACTTTCTATTTTGAAGTTATGTCAATCGGACAATAACTTTTTAATAAGtaataagacaaaaaaattgctGGGCACTTTTGTGATTTCTCAGCTAACAGAAAGATTGCAGAAAAATATGTTAATCTGAAATTATTTGAATGTCTGATAATTACTCTATGTTCTGATTAATTTAGGAAACGAGGTCTGACAACCAGACAGTGGAACAGCAGCCAGAGTCTGACCCAGTCCATCCAGGAGACTCTGTGACTCTGCAGTGTACAGTACTCTCTGAGACCTGTACAGGAGAACACAATGTGTACTGGTTCAGAGCTGGATCAGGAGAATCCCATTCAGGAGTAATTTACACCCCTGGGAACAGGAGTGATGATTGCGAGAAGAGCCCTGAGACTCCCTCTACTACACAGAGCTGTGTCTACAGCCTCTCCAAGAACAACCTCAGTCTCTCTGATGCTGGAACTTACTACTGTGCTGTGGCCACATGCGGGGAGATCCTGTTTGGCGACAGAACAAAACTTAACATCATTAAAGGTACAACTTCTTGTTAAATTGATAAAGCACCTTACACTTCTTTATCTAAACATTTAAGCATATTTTAATGATACGATTATTTAGTAGTTAAAATGGGTCAAAGTGAGAAAAAAATTGTGTTGTCAGCTATGCATCCTTAACATAAAACATAGCAAGCATGTTGAATGTATTTTAATACCAGGAAACACAGTGGATCCCATTGTCCTCAGCTTGGGAGCagcagtggctgtgtgtgtgattgtcatTTTTATTCTCGCTTGTACCAAAAACAAGAGACAAACATGTGATCATTGTAAAGGTAAGTCATTTTAGACATGCAGAACATATCTATTGTTTTGTGTCAAATGTGTTTGCAATGAGAATTTAAAAGTAAAATCTCACCTCATGGGCTGACACCGTTGAATGGTATACTGTATATTCCGTCTCCATTTTCATGCTTGAATTTCTATCTGTTGATACAGCAAGTGTCTCTCAGCATATTCACCATGATGATAACCTCTCATCAGAGCAGTCAAGTGGTCAGGTATGTAACATCTATATTATCCAATGTGTGAAACAAGAGGTACATTGCCTGTTACACAGGAGTGTGTATAttagtgtatatgtgtatatttgTGAATAAATCACTAAGTACAGCAGTAACCCATGAGATGTTGCGTCAGAGTTGTTTGTCATAGAGAAAACCTGTTTTTAAAAATAGTTCATTATAACCTGCAGCTATAATTTGGCAAGCTCTCAGTTGATCAAAAATGTTGTTGATagttttattaaaatgtttagTTACATTTTAGATGTCGGGCTTTAAGATGTTAAATTACCCTCATATCCGCTAGCttatttattgttcagaaatctGTAGCGTAAATCTGTAGTATAAATATTATATTTAACAATGTCAACATGCTTTGAACATCAGTTTAGGTTTTGGTTATTACAAAGTAAATGATTTAGAAATGTTTTTGTTTCATTTGTCTTTAATGCCCGTAGCCTGTAATTAACTAGTATGAAAAAATATGACACTAAGACCAGGATTCAACGTGATCCAAGTTAGATCCGTGTTATAGCTTGAAATGAAAAAATAATACTTTCTGAGCTGACATCTGGagtgtttaccatgaatgcaTATCCTTAAatgtcagagaaaatgactttaaaaGCTGCATTGTTGGCAGTCCTGCGCCCTCTGCTAAGATTTGAATCCTAGCTTCCGCATGAACATTCCCCTTACCGTATTAATGTTAATGTTATTATTTGACTTTTCTGTTATTGTGCACAGTGGAGTTATTATTTACTGTGCTCTATTCCTTAGGTGCCAAACACAGATATTTTGAATTATGCTGCATTGCATTTCTCTGAGAAGAAAACTAAAAgaggaagaaagaagagagaCACACCACAGGAGAGTGTGTACTCTGATGTCAGGTACTCAGACTGGGACTGATCTTTGTTTCAGATACAGCACTGACAAAATTATGCCAGTCAAGTGTCTCTATTTAGACACAATTTAAGGGTTTTGGTAAACCAATCGCAGGACAATGCTTTCGAATTAACTTTCACAATAGTACAATACAATATCCAAATACAATACCATAGACAATGGAATTACAACCATGTTTCTGCTCAAAATATCTTCTGGAGTGGTCAACTTATTCTGAGCTAGCTGGGTTTTCATCTTTAAATGTCTATGTACACTTTTGGTAAAACATttttgaacacctactcattcaagggtttttctttatttgtatttttctttacattgtagaataatagtgaagacatcaaaactgtgaaataacgcatatggaatgatgtagtaaacaaaaaagtgttaaacaaatcaaaatatatttgagatttgagattattcaaatagccaccctttgctttgatgaaaCCTTTGCACATATGTTCGTAACATTGTGTAAAATGTTGTCATGGAAC is a window from the Oncorhynchus clarkii lewisi isolate Uvic-CL-2024 chromosome 14, UVic_Ocla_1.0, whole genome shotgun sequence genome containing:
- the LOC139365850 gene encoding uncharacterized protein, which encodes MSGSQKKWVTVEEFSDEQMHWYKQTVGGIPQLVSSMHKYLTEPVFHSGFKNSHFSVTLAQRMFRLTIMKSIPEDEAMYYCAIGRVMTVNFRDGTFLSLKGKINQTVEQQPESDPVHPGDSVTLQCTVLSETCTGEHNVYWFRAGSGESHSGVIYTPGNRSDDCEKSPETPSTTQSCVYSLSKNNLSLSDAGTYYCAVATCGEILFGDRTKLNIIKGTTSLDPIVLSLGAAVAVCVIVIFILACTKNKRQTCDHCKASVSQHIHHDDNLSSEQSSDILNYAALHFSEKKTKRGRKKRDTPQESVYSDVRYSDWD